In Chloroflexia bacterium SDU3-3, one DNA window encodes the following:
- a CDS encoding LacI family transcriptional regulator, whose protein sequence is MAATIKQVAQHAGVSPATVSYVLNGTGTVTEVTRQRVLDAVAALDYQPSYAARSLRGRSHTLGLALPAMPGRLADQALAEVLAGIADAATARGYQLLLAAPDAQRTGAELCRSLARTGRVDGMVLLDLLVDDERASALCELGFPHVCAGPAPAGCASPSVQTDGAQGAALAVQHLIGLGHRRIGLIQLPSDMAESEPRYEGYASALAEAGIDPDPELVVEAGRREVDGYQAMQELLGIPEPPTAVLACSDELALGAMHALYDAGREIGRDTSLIAFEDTPVAAHTHPPLTALRQPRYRMGEQLATLLIEAIEQRAQQPRRVTLETRLVVRRSTGPNQAITPGETAQPT, encoded by the coding sequence ATGGCCGCGACGATCAAACAGGTCGCACAGCACGCCGGGGTCTCCCCCGCCACCGTCTCCTACGTGCTCAACGGCACGGGCACCGTCACCGAGGTGACGCGCCAGCGTGTGCTGGATGCCGTGGCCGCGCTGGACTACCAGCCCAGCTACGCGGCGCGCAGCCTGCGCGGCAGGAGCCACACCCTGGGGCTGGCGCTCCCCGCCATGCCGGGGCGGCTTGCCGATCAGGCCCTGGCCGAGGTGCTGGCGGGCATCGCCGACGCGGCCACCGCGCGCGGCTACCAGCTGCTGCTGGCCGCCCCCGACGCCCAGCGCACCGGGGCCGAGCTGTGCCGGTCGCTGGCCCGCACGGGCCGGGTGGACGGCATGGTGCTGCTCGACCTGCTAGTGGACGATGAGCGCGCCTCGGCGCTCTGCGAGCTGGGATTCCCGCACGTGTGCGCAGGCCCCGCCCCCGCAGGCTGCGCCAGCCCATCGGTGCAGACCGACGGTGCGCAGGGCGCGGCCCTGGCCGTGCAGCACCTGATCGGGCTGGGCCACCGCCGGATCGGCCTGATCCAGCTGCCATCCGACATGGCCGAGAGCGAGCCGCGCTACGAGGGCTACGCCAGCGCCCTGGCCGAGGCCGGGATCGACCCCGACCCCGAGCTGGTGGTGGAGGCCGGGCGGCGCGAGGTGGATGGCTACCAAGCCATGCAGGAGCTGCTGGGCATCCCCGAGCCGCCCACGGCGGTGCTGGCCTGCAGCGACGAGCTGGCCCTAGGCGCGATGCACGCGCTCTACGACGCCGGGCGCGAGATCGGGCGCGACACATCGCTGATCGCCTTCGAGGACACGCCGGTGGCCGCGCACACCCACCCGCCGCTCACCGCGCTGCGCCAGCCGCGCTACCGCATGGGCGAGCAGCTGGCCACCCTGCTGATCGAGGCCATCGAGCAGCGGGCGCAGCAGCCCAGGCGTGTGACCCTAGAGACCCGGCTGGTGGTGCGACGATCCACCGGCCCCAACCAAGCTATCACCCCAGGCGAAACCGCCCAGCCCACGTAG
- a CDS encoding ABC transporter ATP-binding protein: MASIKFDHVNKRFGEVHVLKDLNIDIQDQEFLVLVGPSGCGKTTALRCLAGLEEITDGSIYIGDRVVNDVPPKDRDIAMVFQSYALYPHMSVYDNMAFGLKLRKTPKSEIDKRVKEAAEMLSIGHLLDRKPKALSGGQRQRVALGRAIVRNPAVFLMDEPLSNLDAKLRVQTRAEISKLHQRLKTTFIYVTHDQTEALTMGTRIAVMKDGVLQQLDSPQTLYDRPANMFVAGFIGSPAMNFFEAKLARGNGGLVVDLGSFQLPVPANLADGIAAHVGKPIYLGIRPEDVHDANYVPRGVDESAKVTTRVNVVEPLGSEVYAYIENGGKELVARLDPRTGARVGQPLEVTVDMSKMHIFDHETEKAYL, from the coding sequence ATGGCTAGCATCAAGTTTGACCACGTCAACAAGCGGTTCGGCGAAGTTCACGTTCTGAAGGATCTCAACATCGACATCCAGGACCAGGAGTTTCTGGTGCTGGTCGGCCCCTCGGGCTGCGGCAAGACCACCGCGCTGCGCTGCCTGGCTGGCCTTGAGGAGATCACCGACGGCAGCATCTACATTGGCGACCGCGTCGTCAACGACGTGCCGCCGAAGGATCGCGACATCGCCATGGTGTTCCAGAGCTACGCGCTCTACCCGCACATGTCGGTCTACGACAACATGGCCTTTGGCCTCAAGCTGCGCAAGACGCCGAAGTCCGAGATCGACAAGCGCGTGAAAGAGGCCGCCGAGATGCTCTCGATCGGCCACCTGCTCGACCGCAAGCCCAAGGCACTCTCCGGCGGCCAGCGCCAGCGCGTGGCCCTGGGCCGCGCCATCGTGCGCAACCCGGCGGTGTTCCTGATGGACGAGCCGCTGTCCAACCTCGACGCCAAGCTGCGCGTGCAGACCCGCGCCGAGATCTCGAAGCTGCACCAGCGCCTGAAGACCACCTTCATCTATGTGACCCATGACCAGACCGAGGCGCTGACCATGGGCACCCGCATCGCCGTGATGAAGGACGGCGTGCTCCAGCAGCTCGACTCGCCGCAGACGCTGTACGACCGCCCGGCCAACATGTTCGTCGCGGGCTTCATCGGCTCGCCGGCCATGAACTTCTTCGAGGCCAAGCTGGCCCGTGGCAACGGCGGCCTGGTGGTCGACCTCGGCTCGTTCCAGCTGCCGGTGCCGGCCAACCTGGCCGATGGCATCGCCGCCCACGTGGGCAAGCCGATCTACCTCGGCATCCGCCCCGAGGACGTGCACGACGCCAACTACGTGCCGCGCGGCGTGGACGAGAGCGCCAAGGTCACCACCCGCGTGAACGTGGTGGAGCCGCTCGGCTCCGAGGTGTACGCCTACATCGAGAACGGCGGCAAGGAGCTGGTGGCCCGCCTCGACCCGCGCACCGGCGCTCGCGTCGGCCAGCCGCTTGAGGTCACGGTGGACATGAGCAAGATGCACATCTTCGACCACGAGACCGAGAAGG